The nucleotide sequence TCGTACTCCCATAATGATCCCATCCTCTGTCCAGGCCGTGACCTCTAATACTTCAGGGCAATCGGCTGGGTCAATCACGAGGCTATGGTAACGGGTGGCAGTAAAGGGTAACTCCAGGCCCGCAAACACTCCCTGGTTTTGATGGAAAATGTCCGAGACTTTGCCATGCATGAGGCTAGGGGCTGCCACAACAGAGCCACCATACACTTGCCCAATGGCTTGATGGCCTAAACACACTCCCAAAATTGGCATCTCTGGGGCAAATTCCTGAATCAAGGCCTGGGAAATACCCGCATCTTCGGGACGACCGGGGCCTGGGGAGATCAGAATACCTGCTGGAGCCAGTTGCTGAATATCTGCCAGGGTGATTTTGTCATTCCGGTACACTTGGATGTCCGCTGCAACTGGGAATTCTTGGCCTAGCTCACC is from Synechococcus sp. PCC 6312 and encodes:
- a CDS encoding aminodeoxychorismate/anthranilate synthase component II; amino-acid sequence: MILVIDNYDSFTYNLVQYLGELGQEFPVAADIQVYRNDKITLADIQQLAPAGILISPGPGRPEDAGISQALIQEFAPEMPILGVCLGHQAIGQVYGGSVVAAPSLMHGKVSDIFHQNQGVFAGLELPFTATRYHSLVIDPADCPEVLEVTAWTEDGIIMGVRHRDYPHLQGVQFHPESILTMAGKDLLRNFLRGLP